One Coprobacter fastidiosus genomic window, AATAAATTACGAACATTCTTGACCGGATTTTCTGTTGCTTGGGGCATTTTTATGCTTATTCTGTTATTGGGGGCAGGTAACGGGCTGAAGAACGGGGTGCGGAGTAAATTTTCATGGCGTGCAAAGAATGCCGTAGCATTATGGACGGGAAAGACTTATCTTCCGTATAAAGGTATGCCTAAAAACAGACAAGTAAGTTTCCGTCCTGAAGATGTTTCCGAGTTTCGTAAACTTCACCCGGAGGTTACCCGTTTTACAGCCGTTCTTGATCGTTGGGGAGATACTTTGTCGGTAGGAAAAGAATCTATGTTTAATTTGATAAAGGCTGTTTCTCCCGAATATCCATCTATTCGTAATGTAGAGATTGTAGCGGGAGGAGGGCGTTTTATTAATGAAGCTGATATGAAAATGGCTCGTAAAGTAGCTGTAATTCACGAGCGTACGGCCGAGACGTTATTTAAATCCAAACCAGCTATAGGACAGCAGATCAAAGCCGGAAATATCGTCTATAAAGTTGTCGGCATTTATATGGAAGAACTTATGCAGAGTTCGCCAGATGTATTTATTCCGTTATCGACTGCCGGGAAAATTTATTTTCCTGACGAAAAATATAAGAGCTTGGAGATGTTGGTCGAGGGTGTAAACTCGTTAGAGGAAAATGCTGCTTTTGAACGAGGAATGCGGGAAACGTTGGGCCAGCTCGGAGATTTTTCTCCGGACGATAGGAATGCTTTGTATGTCAGTAATACGATATCGAATTATTTGCAGACACAGGGAATATTTAACGGAATCCAGATTTTTGTTTGGATTATCGGCATCGGAACTCTTATCGCCGGGATTGTAGGGGTTAGTAATATTATGTTAATCTCGGTAAAAGAGCGGACTCGGGAATTAGGAATCCGAAAAGCATTAGGTGCTACTCCAGCTTCGATTTTGAGACTAGTCGTGATTGAATCGGTGTTTGTAACACTTTTTTTCGGCTATTTGGGAATGATTGCAGGAATCGGTTTGACGGAAGGTGTGAATGCTTTGTTGGTTGGAGGAGGAATGAATAAGGATATGATATTTCAGAACCCTACGGTAGATCTTTCGATAGCTGTTTCTGCTACGTTGGTTCTTGTTGTGTCCGGAGTTCTTGCCGGATATTTTCCGGCTCGGAAAGCCGTACGGGTAAAACCGATAGAAGCATTGCGGAGTGAATGATTAAGTTTTGAAGTTATGTTTGATAAAGATAGATGGCAGGAAATATGGCTTACGATCACGCGGAATAAAATCCGTAGTCTTTTGACTGCATTTGGGGTGTTTTGGGGGATATTTATGTTAGTTCTCATGTCAGGATCGGGAAACGGGCTTGAAGAAGGGATAATTTCCGGGGTGAAAAATTTTCCGAAAAATTCTTGTTATTTCTTCTCTGAGAGGACCTCTAAAGCTTATGCCGGTTTTGCAAAAGGGCGTAATTGGTCTATACATACGTCGGATGTGGAGGTGCTGAGGGGGCGTTTTCCCGAAATAGAGCGAATATCTGCTATTATGTTTGAGTGGAATGAGAAAAATACGTTGCGAAATAATAAATATGGGGCTTATATGGTAAAAGGGCTTTCTCCTGATTACCTTTTTATAGAACCCCAACGTATGCTTTATGGGCGCTATATAAATGAAGTGGATATTAGGGAGAGGCGAAAAGTCTGCGTAATAGGGGAACAGGTGTATCAAGAGATGTTTATGCCGGGAGAGAATCCGTTAGGAAAGTTGTTACAGATAAATGGAGTGGCTTATCGGGTAGTAGGTGTGAATATTCCGGTAACGAAAATACAGATCGGAGGCCGTTCCGAAGCATCTATTATTTTACCGTTTAGTACTATGCAGCAGAGTTATAATAGAGGGGACAAGATAGACTGTGTAGCATTGTCTGTAAATGAAAAGTTTTCGGTTTCTGCTTTGGAGGAGGAAATGAAAAATGTCGTTAAGAAGCATAATCGAATCTCTCCTGACGATTTGCAAGCCGTCGGCAGTATAAATGTTGAGAAAGAATTTAAAATGTTTTACTCTTTATTCGGTGGGATAAATATTCTGATTTGGATTGTAGGAATAGGGACATTGTTGGCTGGGGCGGTAGGTGTGAGTAATATTATGTTGGTGACCGTACGGGAACGGACTAAAGAGATCGGTATCCGTCGGGCATTGGGAGCTTGTCCTCGTTCTATATTGATGCAAATTATGTCCGAAAGTCTCATCTTGACATTGCTGGCCGGTTTTTTCGGTTTGTTTATGGGGGTAGCTCTTCTATATGTGGTGGATATATTTATGCAAAACATGTTGCAATCCGGAGAACAGATATTTTTTGCTCCACCTCAAATTTCTTTTGCAACAGCGGTTTCGGCATCGATAGTCTTGATCGTTACCGGTTTGTTGGCGGGATGCCTGCCTGCATGGAGAGCTTTACAGATAAAAGCAATAGATGCGATACGGGAAGAATAAATAAGAAAAATAATAATATAGATTATGAAAAGATATGTAAGGTTTTTTTTACTGTTGGTATTTGCAGTAATGCTTGTGGGAACGTTTGTATTTTTATGGAAAAAGTCCCGTCCTGAGATAACTGTATATGAAGTAGTTGCTCCTCAGAAAAGGACGATAGAGAAAAAAACAATAGCTACCGGAAAAGTAGAGCCGCGTGATGAAGTCTTGATTAAGCCTCAGATTTCGGGTATTGTGTCTGCGGTTTATAAAGAAGCTGGTCAGATGGTGAAAGCCGGTGATGTAATTGCTTTGGTGAAGGTGATTCCGGAAATGGGAACATTGAATGCTGCAGAGTCTCGGGTTAATGTCGCTCAGATCAATTTCGGTCAGACTCAACGGGACTTCGACCGGGCTCAAAATTTATTTCGTTCCGGTGTGATCTCAAAAGAGGAGTTTGAAAAAAGCCAGTTGGAAAATAACCGGGCGAAAGAAGAGTTACAGAATGCTCAGGATAATCTGGAAATTGTAAGAGATGGGATTTCCAGGCGTTCGGCACAGTATAGCAATACTCAGATTCGTTCCACCATCGATGGGATGATTCTCGATGTTCCGGTAAAAGTAGGTAACTCTGTGATACAATCAAACAATTTTAATGACGGTACTACGATAGCTTCTATTGCAAATATGAATGATATGATTTTCAAAGGTAAAATAGACGAAACAGAAGTCGGTCAACTTCATGAGGGCATGCCGATCAAGCTTACTGTCGGTGCACTCAGAGATGCTTGTTTTGATGCGGTTCTGGAGTACATATCACCGAAAAGTACAGAGGAGAACGGGACAGTCTTGTTCGAAATTAAAGCAGCGGCTTCGATTCCTGATACCGTATTTGTTCGTGCCGGATATAGTGCGAATGCTGAAATTATTCTGGATAGGAGAGAAAACGTGCTCACGATACCGGAAAGTACGGTGGAGTTTCATGGGGATTCTACTTTTGTGCAACTGGTGCAGGATAGTATAAGCCGTCCTCAGGTATTTGTGCAAAAACCGATAAAAACCGGATTGTCGGATGGAATATCGATAGAGGTAATTTCGGGAGTGAAAGCGGGAGATTTTATTCGGGGAAATAGAATTATAAAGAAATGAAATGATGGATATTCGTAAAATAGTCGTAATAAGTTTGGGCATAACATCATGCTGTTTTTCGCTTGTAGCACAAGAAAAATGGTCGCTGTCGCAATGTATCGATTATGCCGTACAAAATAATATTCAGGTAAAGCAAAAACAACTGGAAAAAGAAAATAGTGAAATACGGTTGAATACAACTCGAATGAGTCGTTTACCTGATTTGACCGGAAGTGCCGGACAAGATTTTTACTTCGGACGGAGTCCTTCACGTACAGGAGTTTATGAAGACCAATCTCAATCTTCAACATCATTTCGCATATCATCGTCACTCCCTGTATTTACAGGATTTAAGATACAGAGTGAGATCGGTTCGGCCCGGTTCGACTTGAAAGCTGCCGTAGAAGAGTTGAATAAGGCGAAAGAAGATGTTGCCTTGAATGTAACATCTTATTATTTACAGGCCCTTTTTAATAAAGAGATATTATGTATTGCGCAAAAACAACTGGAAATTAGTCGTTTGCAATTGAAAAAAATCGAAAAAATGGTGGAGCAAGGACGGAGTTCCGAGGCATCTTTGTATGAAAGCCGGGCTTTAGTTGCAGAAGATGAAATGAATGTGACCCAATCGGAAAATAATCTGCTTTTATCTTTAGTCGATCTTTCCCAATTACTGAATTTAGAAAAGGCAGAGGGTTTTGATATTGAAGAACCCGATATGAACTCGGTCACTTTACAACAAACAGCATCTTTGGTTTCCCCGAAGGATGCATTTAAGTTTTCTGTAGAAAATCGTCCCGGTATAAAGTCTGCTTTGTATGCTTTAGAGAGCAGTCGTTTTGGGTTGAAACAAGCACGTTCGGGATATTATCCTACACTTTCTTTCGGAGCGTCTTACGGGACGAGCTATTATCATGCTTATAAGGGGGGAGATGAAAATAACTGGACTTTTGCCGAACAGATGCGTAATAATGGGAGTGAAACGCTCGGTTTTACATTATCTGTCCCGCTTTTTAATCGTTTGGTAACCCGCAATCAAGTAAAGCAAGCCCGATTGCAAATACGATTGCAAGAATTGGCATTGGATAATGCTCGTCAGCAACTTTATAAAGAAATAGAACAGGCGTATTATGCCGCGGTCGCCGCGCATAAAAAGTATATTTCTTCTCAAAAGTCGGTGGATGCGGCCCGTATCTCATTCGAGTATGAGCAGAAAAAGTATGATGCCGGAAAATCAACGGTTTTTGAATATAGCGATGCAAAAAATAAATATGAAAAAAGTCTGTCCGAACAAGTTCAAGCGCGTTATGATTTTTTATTCCGTTCAAAAGTTTTAGATTTCTATAATGGGAAGCCTTTAGCTTTTTGATTAACGGTTGTTTGTCTTCCGGATGTCGTATGCAAGCGCATTCGGAGACAATGGCGACTTGACGGTATATGTTAATGAAGGATGATGGCGAAAATCAGTAACCTTCTCTGTATTTTCCTTCGGTGCTGTCGTCTATGATACTCAGATAGCTTGCATATCGGGATTCGCTGATCCTATGTTGTTCTACTGCCGCAAGTACGGCGCAACCCGGTTCATGGCGATGTGTGCAGTTGTTAAAACGGCAATCATGGGAAATTTTAAATATTTCGGGGAAAAAATGAGCGACCTCTTCCGGTTCGAAATCGATAGTACCGAAACCTTTTACTCCCGGAGTATCGATAATATATCCTCCTTCGGGCAATGGGAACATTTCAGAAAATGTTGTAGTGTGCATCCCTTTATGGTGTGATGTCGATACATTTCCCGTCTTCAGGTTTAATCCCGGAAGGATAGTATTGATCAGAGTGGATTTTCCAACACCTGAGTTACCGGACAGTAAAGTGATTTTTCCTTTTAGAAGAGATTTGATCTCCTCGATGCCTTTTCCCGTCAATGCCGATACCTTAAAACAATCATATCCGATAGTGTCATAAAGATGGATCAAAGCATTCATGTATTCTGTATCGTCCTCGTTGTAACTGTCTGTTTTATTGATGACAATTTTTACCGGGATTCGATATGCTTCGGCAGTAGCGAGAAAACGATCTATAAAAATCGTATGGGTAGTAGGATTGCTGACTGTGATAATTAACAAGGCTTGATCGATATTGGCCGCCAGAATGTGAGACTCTTTGGAAAGGTTTGACGATTTTCGTATAATATAATTTTCTCGCGGTTCTATTTTCGAGATAAAGGCCGTCCCCTCTTTATTATTTTCTATTTCTACCCGGTCTCCAACCGCGATGGGATTGGTACTGCGGATTCCTTTTAAACGGAAATTACCTTTTATTTTACATTTGATTTCTTTCCCATCATCCGTTTTTACGATATACCAACTACCGGTGTTTTTTATTACGAGTCCGTGTTCCATATTAATTTGATAAAACTATATCCTTGTCCGGGTAATTTTAAAAAAGAAAAACTAAAAGCAAAACAAACCGTTCTGACTTTTAGTTCTTCCAATATGTTTTATGCTGTTCAAAAAATTCTTTTTACAATGAAAATAAATGTGAGATTCAAGTTATACGGTTAAAATCTCTTTTTCTTTTGCATTGAAAATATCGTCTATCTTTTTAATGTATTTATCGTGAATTTTCTGAACACTGGCTTCTCCGTCTTTTTCAACATCTTCGGGCATTCCGGCTTTAATAGCTTTTTTCAACCCATCGATAGCATCTCGGCGTGCATTTCGTACACTTACTTTTGCGTTTTCAGCTTCTTGCTTTGCTTGTTTGACTAAAGCTTTACGTCTCTCTTCTGTCAATGGGGGTAATCCTAAACGGATAATTTCACCGTTGTTCTCGGGAGTAATGCCCACTTCGGAATTTTGAATAGCTTTTTCGATCTCTTTGAACATCGATTTTTCCCACGGTTGTATGGCGATGGTTTTAGCATCGGGAGTGGTAATAGTGGCTACATTACTGATAGGTACCATACTGCCGTAGTATTCTACCCGTACCGGGTCAAGAATGCGGGCACTGGCTTTTCCTGCACGGATTGTAGCCAGAGCTTCATCTAAAAACTCAACACTCATCGCCATTTTTTCTTCAGCGGCATCCAGATATGTTTTTACGTCTGTCATAGTGGTTTTATATACGATGGTTTATAAAATTCGGTTTTCAGTAGGAATAAACGGTTTCGATTTTATTTAACCGATATGTTAATGTATTATCGAAACGATAATTTATTTCTTTATGGAACAAATATAAAATAGTTTCGGCAAATCTCAAAACGTTTCTCGGATTAATAGACTAACGTGCCTATATTCTCGCCGGTGAGGACTTTTTTCAAGTTACCGTTGGTGTCCATATCGAATACGATGATCGGAAGTCGGTTTTCTTTGCAAAGCGTTGTTGCCGTCAGGTCCATTACTTTAAGTCCTCGTGTATAGATTTCATCATAACTGATTTTATCGAATTTTACGGCTGTTTTATCTTTTTCGGGGTCGGCAGTATAAATACCATCGACACGAGTACCTTTTAGCATTACGTCGGCCTCTATCTCTATGCCTCTCAAAGCCGACCCTGTATCGGTAGTGAAATACGGGTTGCCCGTACCGCCCGAGATAATAGCGATTTCACCTCGTTTCATGGCATCTATCGCTTTCCATTTGCTATAATGTTCACCTATGGGGAACATATTAGTTGCGGTGAATACGTGAGCTTTTTGTCCCAGAGAATCTAATGCCGAACTGAGGGCGAGACTGTTGATTACGGTAGCGAGCATACCCATTTGGTCGCCTTTAACACGATCGAATCCTTTGGCTGCACCACTCAATCCCCTGAAAATATTTCCACCTCCGATTACGATGCCGATTTCGATACCCAGCCCGGCGATTTCTTTAATTTGTTCGGCATATTCGTTCAGCCGTTTTTCGTCTATACCGTACTGTTTTTCTCCCATAAGCGACTCACCGCTCAATTTTAGTAATATACGTTTGTACTTGATATCCATATTTTTGATTTTATGATTGAGGAAATTCTTATTCCCTGTTTTGTCGTTTCCTTGCCAAATTTAAACATTTTAAATGAACGGGGATAAACTCCTGTTCAAAAAAGAGAAATATATACTTCCTTTTTTATTAAATTTGCAACATAAGAGCCTGTTACTTTGTTTCGAAAATTATAGATGAGGAAGATTATTATCATATTATTTTTGAGTGTGGTGTATTCGCTTCAGGGGGCGATTATTAATGAGAAATTGTATCGTAAAGCAGAGACTCATTTTGAGAATCGGGAATGGAGCGAGGCGCTTTCTATGTATAATATTTTGTTGATCGAGAATCCGAAAGAGGTAAAATTATATGTATCTTCTGTTGTGGCGGCATCTTACAAGGAAGCTCCCCAGTCGGTAATGCATTATGTCGAATTATCGGAGCGTAACGGTGTGTCTTTAGATTCTCTGTTCGTCGGGGTGAATGCTTTGACTATGGCTCACCGAAAATCTGAGATATATGAGAATATGCTATTGTTGATTAAGAAAGAACAACCTTGGCTGAAAAAATTGATCAATACTTATCTATTACGTTTTTATCGTTTTAGAAATGATGCGCCTCGTATAGTAGAGATTTCGGACGAACTTTTAGAGATGTTTCCGGATGATGAAAGACTTCTTAAACTCAAAGGAGATGCTTTGCTTGAACAGGGAGAAGAGCTACAATCTTTTGGCTGTTATAAACGGATATATCAAAAAGATTCGACCAATCGGGATGCTCTGATCTTTCTGGGCAATTTTATGTATAATCGGGGAATAGAACAATTAAAGGAGTTGGAAATGCACTATGACGGTCTGATGTCTCCTACACGAATGCAATATGCTTCTTATGAATGGGAGAAAAACAGAATTCTGGATACCGATTTTCGAGAAGCCGCATCTTATCTTGAGAAAGCCGATAAACAATATACTACCCCTTATCTGCGTAAGACTCTGTATTCTATTTATACACGTTTATCGGAAATAGGAAAGGCAGAGATGATTCTGAACGAGTCTAAATCACGAAAGAAATCTCCTTAAATGCGAAAGTATGGATAGAGCCGTTTTCTTTTTTCAGTATCAACTGCCCGTTAGGTTCTATTCCTTCGATCGAAGCGTTGAATATTTCTTTTCCGTATGAATAGGGATATATCCCTTTGTTGCGAAAAAGTAACGCCATATATTTTTGTCTTATTTCTTCTTCGTTATCGGGAGTGTATTTGTTGTATTCGTCGACAATGCTGTCGAGAATTTTCTCAAGGAGTTCAGAGAGGTTATGTTCTTTACCTGTGATTTGGGTAAGTGATACCGGATTCGGGGCATCTGATTTGAAATG contains:
- a CDS encoding tetratricopeptide repeat protein, translated to MRKIIIILFLSVVYSLQGAIINEKLYRKAETHFENREWSEALSMYNILLIENPKEVKLYVSSVVAASYKEAPQSVMHYVELSERNGVSLDSLFVGVNALTMAHRKSEIYENMLLLIKKEQPWLKKLINTYLLRFYRFRNDAPRIVEISDELLEMFPDDERLLKLKGDALLEQGEELQSFGCYKRIYQKDSTNRDALIFLGNFMYNRGIEQLKELEMHYDGLMSPTRMQYASYEWEKNRILDTDFREAASYLEKADKQYTTPYLRKTLYSIYTRLSEIGKAEMILNESKSRKKSP
- a CDS encoding ABC transporter permease, whose product is MWNIVQEIWGALRNNKLRTFLTGFSVAWGIFMLILLLGAGNGLKNGVRSKFSWRAKNAVALWTGKTYLPYKGMPKNRQVSFRPEDVSEFRKLHPEVTRFTAVLDRWGDTLSVGKESMFNLIKAVSPEYPSIRNVEIVAGGGRFINEADMKMARKVAVIHERTAETLFKSKPAIGQQIKAGNIVYKVVGIYMEELMQSSPDVFIPLSTAGKIYFPDEKYKSLEMLVEGVNSLEENAAFERGMRETLGQLGDFSPDDRNALYVSNTISNYLQTQGIFNGIQIFVWIIGIGTLIAGIVGVSNIMLISVKERTRELGIRKALGATPASILRLVVIESVFVTLFFGYLGMIAGIGLTEGVNALLVGGGMNKDMIFQNPTVDLSIAVSATLVLVVSGVLAGYFPARKAVRVKPIEALRSE
- a CDS encoding ABC transporter permease; this encodes MFDKDRWQEIWLTITRNKIRSLLTAFGVFWGIFMLVLMSGSGNGLEEGIISGVKNFPKNSCYFFSERTSKAYAGFAKGRNWSIHTSDVEVLRGRFPEIERISAIMFEWNEKNTLRNNKYGAYMVKGLSPDYLFIEPQRMLYGRYINEVDIRERRKVCVIGEQVYQEMFMPGENPLGKLLQINGVAYRVVGVNIPVTKIQIGGRSEASIILPFSTMQQSYNRGDKIDCVALSVNEKFSVSALEEEMKNVVKKHNRISPDDLQAVGSINVEKEFKMFYSLFGGINILIWIVGIGTLLAGAVGVSNIMLVTVRERTKEIGIRRALGACPRSILMQIMSESLILTLLAGFFGLFMGVALLYVVDIFMQNMLQSGEQIFFAPPQISFATAVSASIVLIVTGLLAGCLPAWRALQIKAIDAIREE
- a CDS encoding efflux RND transporter periplasmic adaptor subunit, whose protein sequence is MKRYVRFFLLLVFAVMLVGTFVFLWKKSRPEITVYEVVAPQKRTIEKKTIATGKVEPRDEVLIKPQISGIVSAVYKEAGQMVKAGDVIALVKVIPEMGTLNAAESRVNVAQINFGQTQRDFDRAQNLFRSGVISKEEFEKSQLENNRAKEELQNAQDNLEIVRDGISRRSAQYSNTQIRSTIDGMILDVPVKVGNSVIQSNNFNDGTTIASIANMNDMIFKGKIDETEVGQLHEGMPIKLTVGALRDACFDAVLEYISPKSTEENGTVLFEIKAAASIPDTVFVRAGYSANAEIILDRRENVLTIPESTVEFHGDSTFVQLVQDSISRPQVFVQKPIKTGLSDGISIEVISGVKAGDFIRGNRIIKK
- the pyrH gene encoding UMP kinase; amino-acid sequence: MDIKYKRILLKLSGESLMGEKQYGIDEKRLNEYAEQIKEIAGLGIEIGIVIGGGNIFRGLSGAAKGFDRVKGDQMGMLATVINSLALSSALDSLGQKAHVFTATNMFPIGEHYSKWKAIDAMKRGEIAIISGGTGNPYFTTDTGSALRGIEIEADVMLKGTRVDGIYTADPEKDKTAVKFDKISYDEIYTRGLKVMDLTATTLCKENRLPIIVFDMDTNGNLKKVLTGENIGTLVY
- the rsgA gene encoding ribosome small subunit-dependent GTPase A yields the protein MEHGLVIKNTGSWYIVKTDDGKEIKCKIKGNFRLKGIRSTNPIAVGDRVEIENNKEGTAFISKIEPRENYIIRKSSNLSKESHILAANIDQALLIITVSNPTTHTIFIDRFLATAEAYRIPVKIVINKTDSYNEDDTEYMNALIHLYDTIGYDCFKVSALTGKGIEEIKSLLKGKITLLSGNSGVGKSTLINTILPGLNLKTGNVSTSHHKGMHTTTFSEMFPLPEGGYIIDTPGVKGFGTIDFEPEEVAHFFPEIFKISHDCRFNNCTHRHEPGCAVLAAVEQHRISESRYASYLSIIDDSTEGKYREGY
- the frr gene encoding ribosome recycling factor produces the protein MTDVKTYLDAAEEKMAMSVEFLDEALATIRAGKASARILDPVRVEYYGSMVPISNVATITTPDAKTIAIQPWEKSMFKEIEKAIQNSEVGITPENNGEIIRLGLPPLTEERRKALVKQAKQEAENAKVSVRNARRDAIDGLKKAIKAGMPEDVEKDGEASVQKIHDKYIKKIDDIFNAKEKEILTV
- a CDS encoding TolC family protein, which encodes MMDIRKIVVISLGITSCCFSLVAQEKWSLSQCIDYAVQNNIQVKQKQLEKENSEIRLNTTRMSRLPDLTGSAGQDFYFGRSPSRTGVYEDQSQSSTSFRISSSLPVFTGFKIQSEIGSARFDLKAAVEELNKAKEDVALNVTSYYLQALFNKEILCIAQKQLEISRLQLKKIEKMVEQGRSSEASLYESRALVAEDEMNVTQSENNLLLSLVDLSQLLNLEKAEGFDIEEPDMNSVTLQQTASLVSPKDAFKFSVENRPGIKSALYALESSRFGLKQARSGYYPTLSFGASYGTSYYHAYKGGDENNWTFAEQMRNNGSETLGFTLSVPLFNRLVTRNQVKQARLQIRLQELALDNARQQLYKEIEQAYYAAVAAHKKYISSQKSVDAARISFEYEQKKYDAGKSTVFEYSDAKNKYEKSLSEQVQARYDFLFRSKVLDFYNGKPLAF